The Daucus carota subsp. sativus chromosome 2, DH1 v3.0, whole genome shotgun sequence genome includes a window with the following:
- the LOC108208394 gene encoding LOW QUALITY PROTEIN: probable WRKY transcription factor 14 (The sequence of the model RefSeq protein was modified relative to this genomic sequence to represent the inferred CDS: deleted 1 base in 1 codon) — MDNYQGELADILGSSSLIPSSQEPSHVTTADMWQLSHSAMKKDHSLDDFGNPFCTLIKDPLFEDLDIPISNIFTAVSSNIIQQSPTTFPDDDKYSNKFQISRDLSSSSDISCANSSSLLKPLAQNRELICDNHVNHMMFSGISSGTSKPCNCFIENRRAQISSPQYTGIKRRKGQGKKVVCIPAPAPVNSRPTGEIVPSDLWAWRKYGQKPIKGSPYPRGYYRCSSSKGCSARKQVERSRTDPNMLVITYTSEHNHPWPTQRNALAGSTRNNPSKNSIIASATKNAHGSNETPKSPLPGLKEEHKELMSTNTVTVNNSSSEHVNIKGIHLEEKDTGTEAGDHYINHPDKDFFAELGEIEGTDPLELMFTQGFTGEESESHKALDPYGLYEWSGNANISNVTSYGNQARKL, encoded by the exons ATGGATAATTATCAGGGCGAGTTAGCTGACATACTTGGAAGCAGCAGCCTTATACCCTCATCCCAAGAGCCGTCTCACGTTACCACCGCAGATATGTGGCAGTTGAGCCACTCAGCTATGAAGAAAGATCATTCTTTGGATGATTTTGGAAATCCATTTTGTACCCTAATCAAAGATCCACTGTTCGAAGACTTggatattccaatttcaaatatctTCACTGCAGTCTCTTCAAATATTATTCAGCAATCACCAACAACATTTCCTGATGAtgataaatattcaaataagtTTCAGATCTCCCGGGACTTGTCATCGTCATCAGACATAAGCTGTGCTAATTCTTCCAGCTTACTGAAACCACTTGCTCAGAATCGTgaattaatatgtgataatcaTGTTAATCATATGATGTTTAGTGGTATCAGCTCCGGAACTAGTAAGCCTTGTAATTGCTTTATCGAAAACAGAAGGGCTCAGATCTCATCTCCACAATATACGGGTATCAAGAGAAG GAAAGGGCAGGGAAAGAAGGTAGTTTGTATACCAGCACCAGCACCTGTTAATAGCAGGCCTACCGGAGAAATAGTTCCATCTGATCTCTGGGCATGGAGGAAATACGGTCAAAAACCGATTAAAGGATCTCCATATCCAag GGGCTATTACAGATGCAGCAGCTCAAAGGGTTGTTCAGCAAGAAAACAAGTTGAACGGAGCCGAACTGACCCTAACATGTTAGTAATCACATACACCTCAGAGCATAACCATCCATGGCCAACTCAAAGAAATGCTCTCGCAGGCTCCACAAGAAATAATCCTTCCAAGAACAGCATTATTGCTAGTGCAACCAAAAATGCTCACGGCTCTAATGAAACTCCAAAGTCGCCTCTACCGGGCTTAAAGGAAGAACATAAAGAATTGATGAGCACCAACACTGTCACTGTGAATAATAGTTCATCAGAACATGTTAACATTAAGGGAATTCATTTGGAGGAAAAGGATACAGGAACAGAAGCCGGGGATCATTATATTAACCATCCTGACAAAGATTTCTTCGCGGAATTAGGAGAGATTGAGGGTACTGATCCATTGGAGCTCATGTTTACACAAGGATTTACAGGAGAGGAGAGTGAAAGCCACAAAGCATTGGATCCATATGGTCTTTATGAATGGTCAGGAAAT GCAAACATTAGTAATGTCACATCATACGGAAACCAAGCCAGGAAGTTATGA